One Lampris incognitus isolate fLamInc1 chromosome 14, fLamInc1.hap2, whole genome shotgun sequence DNA window includes the following coding sequences:
- the apoda.2 gene encoding apolipoprotein Da, duplicate 2: MKAMQVISLTLLSIMTASAQIFVPDKCPKPPVKENFDPARYLGKWYEIQKLPNSFQKGECGNAIYSLKSPGVIGVLNRGLLADGTVSSITGSAKPKDPSEPAKLEVSFFEDSPPGPYWVLSTDYEGHSLVYSCRNFGTFHVERAWILSRQPTLAEGTIEELHSLMASYGLSEAKMTTTQQDEAFCRAMDQ; encoded by the exons ATGAAGGCAATGCAGGTAATTTCCCTGACTTTGCTGTCAATTATGACAGCAAGTGCACAGATCTTCGTGCCGGACAAATGCCCCAAACCCCCTGTCAAGGAGAACTTTGATCCTGCAAGG TACCTTGGTAAGTGGTACGAGATCCAGAAACTGCCAAACAGCTTCCAGAAGGGTGAGTGCGGCAACGCCATCTACAGCCTGAAGAGCCCCGGAGTCATCGGCGTCCTCAACAGGGGGCTGCT tgctGATGGAACCGTGAGCTCCATCACCGGCTCTGCCAAACCCAAAGACCCCTCTGAGCCCGCCAAGCTGGAGGTCTCCTTCTTCGAAG ACTCTCCCCCCGGCCCCTACTGGGTGCTGTCCACCGACTATGAGGGCCACTCCCTGGTCTACAGTTGCAGGAACTTTGGCACGTTCCACGTGGAGCGGGCATGGATCCTGAGCCGACAGCCCACGCTGGCTGAGGGGACCATCGAGGAGCTGCACAGCCTCATGGCCTCTTATGGACTCAGCGAAGCCAAAATGACCACCACCCAGCAGGATGAGGCTTTCTGCAGGGCTATGGACCAGTAA